The Vespa velutina chromosome 9, iVesVel2.1, whole genome shotgun sequence nucleotide sequence AtttatttccatatatatataattcttattttatattacaattaataccTGACACACTACCAGGATTTTTGAACTGATTAATTTATCGacataatattatctaatcaagagtattttgttattaaaacattaataaaaatataaacaataaacagTTGTTTTTGACACTATAACTTTATTccgttgtttttattaatattacgtgGAAGCTACAATTATAATTCCTAAAAGTGAAAACAAGTAATCTCGTTATCAGAATGATTtacgagaaatatattaatagaagaatacataattattgtGCATTGATTCAACAATGTGTTAAAGTGTTTTCAAATTCCTCAAAATTGCTCATATGCTACAATTTTATCTGATACTATGTTCACATATTATCGATcaaaatcatataatattaatatgagattaaaaaaaaaaaaaagaaaaacaatgaaatttaatgaacTAATTCTAAGtctttaaacattatataagaTACGAATAAGTACAATGCACGATCCactttattgtttataaaatcaatgaaatataattactcgatcagattaattattaaattatatgatatatagatCATTTGAGGTCAATGGAAAGTATATTGAAGAtgtattatcaaattaattgtaagaagagaaatgctgtttttaatttgttttcaccttaattatatatatgcgataaaaaaaggcatttaaattatattagttaatccattattagattttatataatctcagaaaatttgattttttcatCCAATATGAACGAACTGCTTGTCATGTCATTAgagtattttcattattgtgaCTCACAACTTTGTTACTCAAAGttaatgaaacaaaacaaatttatcgaaattatataaCTGAGTTCTCTAAATGCTTCAAACTCTGTGCTTTTCATTGACCTTTATGGTTAGCActaaataagatatttatagGATTTcgcaataatataaattttcaatctgTTTAGCAAAATTTGGTGTTGCCTATgcaattctatatatataggcCTGCATAAGTATATATCCATGTATTATTCCTCTAAGAAAACAGTTTGGCTTATAATCCAGAGAACTATCCTGATCATATACTataaatccttttcttttttttttatgtataagaTTATTTCATCTTGTTCGTTTATTGCACATATAATCTCTTAACGATTTTAGCTTTGTATACAAATGCTTTAACAATGTGAAAAAATGTCTAAAAAATGTGATATTAACCATACCTGTCACATATGGAGAAATTCATTTACataaatgatttcattatacgtatacgtaaatttaaaaacttttgttagaaaaaaagagacattaTCAATATActgaatgaattttaatttcgaacaTAACGTAATTATAAAACCTTCCAAACAATTTTAAACATTATGTTTTAAgaacagaaataaaatttaattaaatgaaacatataaaaaataaaaaatgtataatgcacaaataatataattcttacattattattacttatgcttcctagtaataataatcgcaAACATCAGCTTCAATGTCTCTTATTTACTAACTATATGTTTAATTGTTTACATTTTCTccacataataaaatatggtATTCttcataataaacattatattcgtaatatattttaattgttatattagTCTTCTCAGTAGCAAAGTATGCCATTTATGTGTACAGTCTGATTccatatacattttatattttattccgaTTTCTTTTTACCATCTAACCTTTACATAGAATTAACGTAGTTTGTTCTTTGAAGTTACTTTTTTCCTGAACCACCCTGAAAGCATAAacatgatttataaattttcattaaaacttcacgaaaaattataacatGTAAAAGCAATAGTTTCCTGTACATTGTTCCATCTGATACTAATTAAACAGTAAAGCATAAGTTTTTGGTGAAAGATgcatgtttatattatattatatagttgaGAAACATTAAAATGCGTGTTTACTTATAATGACATATAATACAGAAAGATCATAAGTATCTACACATAGTTATATTATTGTGTGTTAAGTGTTATCATACCAcagtatataaaaaacatatgtAATACCCTTAACATCgacctcttttttcttgactgttagaaatataaaaattatactatGAATCAATAACTATTatcatatgaaataattaaatatgatttatatccCAGCTTTaccatataattatttagattaaatatttaatataaaatactttccTCCTACAATACTGAAAATAAGTAgacttttattctatttagtGACTAGAATtttagaaggaaaataaaaatagatgatcttgaaaatcaaaagtaaaaatgatattatgagGCCATGTTTTAGGGTCATCTTTATTAATCATGAAGTGATAAGTCATCTGATAATGCAatgatacataatataatacgttCTATGTGCAAGTAAATATACCATTCGATATCTTCacataaataattgaataaacacgcaaaaataaaaaactaatttattaaaataattaccaTCACCAAAAATGCTACAAACCATTGCAAAGAAAACCAACTACagtagataataatttattgttccTATTAAGGCAATAAATACGTATGATATTGCTGCAAGCAAAGATGATTAACTTAAGCAAACAATAAAAGCATTGGacacaaatattaattatactatttAAGCCTACAatgaagaatggaaaaaaaaatgaaattatttttttaaataaaagaaaattacacaGTATACTGAAGAGATTATTTTGAATGGCGAAAGCGTGTAGTTTTGCAGTAATCAAACAGTACAAGTTACTCTTGAATATTgataatgtataatgtatcTACAACTAGTACACTAAAAATGTATTTCCTTCGttctataaagaaaatatttcatgtaaTGTTTCAGATTATATAATTGGATGCtctgaaaaagaataaaataaaacatatgaaagcaatataaatatatcaaggATAACACACTAAAAAGTTATAATGGATGAACTAATAAGTAAATGAAATTAACATATAGACTGCTTGAAGTGTACCCTTTACCCCAGTGTTtgtgtttataaaatttgatttatactCATTATGTACATTCACAATATGTCCATCATCTTCATTGCCGTTTTGCGCATTTTATATACACTTTGTAACATTATGTTTATTGATATGTCTACGATTCGTCggctattatattaaaatctatcTCTATAATTTCTacataatgttatttatataaaataaattttacgtttTCTAAAAGTGAATAACCATACTAAACAGTATCACCTGATGTATAAAACTGCAGAATAATCTGATGTATAAATTGCAGAATAGATTTATGATTGCACAAACGGTTTAAAAATGGTttcgaaaaatgataatattctgTCCTATATGATACACACATGATACTGCACGATACCAATATAAaaacacacatataatatttatggacTTCAAGAATGTACATGTAACtgatacattttattacatGTGCTAAAACATTCAAAATGCATTATGATAAAGGAATATAATCTATAACTAAGAATTATACATTGTGCAAAAATTTCACAAGAACGACACATTATCAATATAAGTCAAGGCACATAAATCTTAAGATATATCTCAAGTTTATTCTTATAGATTGGATACTTGAAGAAACtgagtaaatatatattaaattggcATAGAtcaatcatttaaaaagactaattcaatatttttcaagcaTGGATAGATTATGTTATTCCCTGTTTAGAAAAACGTAATTATAAGCAAACTGATgcataaataaagatttaactCAATATTAGATAACATAATCTGTgttgcaaaataataatttcattaaaatcattaagaaACCTGACATGAACCGCTAGCAGCAGTCTACCATTGACCCTTTTATAAggctaaaagaaaaatctcgagAGAATTTCATGTCTAGATTTGCATACCTGCGAATCTGCGCCGTTTTGCCGTGGATTTCTTAGTGGACTGTCAAAAGaacgaaaacaataaaatcgttattttttggAAGATGATACTTCATATGACAAagctatttttcttattatcagaAGAACTGCAATGAGCTGCTGCCACGTGTTACGCTGATACGCTTTATACATAaatcttaaaattaaattttatattgaacaaACACTGGGACAAAGGTATAAACACACTGTATTACATTTGATATTAACTTTTTCAATTGccataaaagaaattcatcaatatatgtatatctttttttaaattaaaaaaaaaaagtaaatttgtaTGACCAATAGTCACAAGAATTTGCTTCAATGCAAAAGGGAATGATTGGTTCAGTAAACtttcatattcattaatacaatgataaattatataaaaatatatcccaaatcctgtgtatatatatgaaacattaaatatttgtaaaatatgtatatgttaatctattttatgataaatattaagatcttattttatatgaaaacaaacaagtctacatatgtatacaacattttccaattttactgtaattttttatttaaaaccaCGTCTAATGTTATATTCTTGCTATATACGTGCGTCGAACtatatctatagataaaaGTTACAAAGTGTAcatatagaataattattcgatGATACTCTAAACAAATCTACCACACATTACTGTTCAAAATTGTAGATTAAATAcaacaaaataatagaaagaaaggtgTCAACATCGTCACAAAGAAATGTTATCAATATATCGATATGTAAAAATACTGGTTATACTATATAAGTCTAATTAATGATCTGCAATCAATATAATGACTTACAAATAtgtaattcaaataattataaatacaataaaatagtaaaaaaaaaaggagtcaACATAATGTTACAAAGAAATGTaatgaatagataaatatataaaaatactgaaatacattatatgagtctaattaattatctgtgatcaagtataataatttaaaaatgatatttcagtGACTGTcaatacattttaaaataattattattgcaagAATTTTAACATAGTatagagaatataaaatacctaatgtatataaaaatattttttaacgaaaaaaaaaatcaatcttaAGAGTAaagtaataatgtaaaaaaaagaaaaagaaagaggaaaaaaaacattttatgcaacatatatgtgtttgtgacacaaatagaaaatatacatcTAATAGTAAATAGAACATTCTCTTTGTAATATTAAGCCTGAAGTGAGATTGAACCTACACAATAATATAGAGCCAGTAACATTTCTTTGATTCAGAGATTCATAGGTttaccttcctttttttcttgtgtttTTTATGTTGCTGGCCAATCAATGGATTCCAACTAGCCTGTGTATTGTGATCTGTCATATGACAAGATTTGGAGGAGTATTTTGAAGTAAGAGAGCTGTTGTCAATTTCTTGTTGAGACTGAACCAAATTCATAGACTTGGTCATGGGACAGTTTGCAAAGTCTGTATTCTTGAGGAGAGTACTTTGTAATGCAGCAATCAGACTTTGTGCTGCTAGGGGCGTCTGCATTTCagatatacaattatttaactGCTAagagagtaataataaataatttttatcgaatatcgtATAAACCTTTTTTTGAAACATTGACATGGATATGTAAAATGAACAGTGCAATTCTCtataaaatcataaagataaaacatacattatattgctgatcaatttcattcataatatcataaaatatattatataagaacaCGTTCtctcaatgaaatttttccgAAAACCCCACctcccctttcctttttttttcttttttaactaaaaataataaataatataaatatatacttgctAAGGATATTAGCAAAATAAATGTCATATCTaacatctataataatatatgaacaCAAATTATgaagtattaattttctatgaataagttctatatattatgaaatctataaatacaaaacaaaaatatatatcaaatttttcacGCATATGCTTTTCATTATATAGTGCAAAACAATTGCTTTaagaatatattcatataatatattcatacaagCATATACCGATGCACCTAAAACATAATCTTTTTTGCCGAAAGCAAATAATTGATACGCGTTTGCAGTTTgtgttagaaaattatatatacacacgcgtaCATACATGCTTAACAGTAAAATCATGTTAGTGTATAATTAttagcaaaaagaaaacaaaattttcaatagaCGTGGATTTACTATTTGTGTatcataatttcataataagataagtaatttatatttcatacaacttatcttaattttattgaacatGTAATAATTcctaatttcaataaaatttaatggtGTATCAACATGATAtcatattaaaagaagattatAGAATAAccttacatttttttcatacttttagATATGACATCACTTCATAATTACCATAACCACAGCATAAGcctcataaataaatttatcaaaaagaagGTACTATAGGtgcaatagtaataatatgatCTATTTATGTACTAACCTCAGACATAGGAGAATCAGAAGTGGGAGGGCCATTCAACATGGATTGTTCAGAACTGCTACAACCACCACATACCtcattctaaaataaaataatatgataatatataattgtgcataaatataatttatttctttcgcaatttaattttattattttaaatagatacTTTTGTATACCTTTAGCTGTGATATTTCTTGTTGAAGTTGTGttacaagatttttttcttgcgCTAAACTGGATTCACTAGTTTCTACTAGAGCATGTAATTTGGCTACTGATGCATCTAATGttgtccttttatttctttccatctGAAGTTCTTCTGATAACCGTGTCTTCTCCTataattaagtaataaatcaaaacataaatatatatagtatatcatTAAACTATTAACGAACATTTGTTCTCATtacattgtatttatattatttgtcttATTAATTACTAACCTCTTGAAGTTTCTCTAAAGCGGCAAGATCATGATTGCACATATTTCCATTTGCAACAGATTTCTGTGCAACTTTAAGAATTGATAATTCAGCATTTGTTTGTTCTCTTAAAGATTGAGCATCTTGTAATTTAGCTTCCAATTCAGATATCTTCTCCCGAAActatataataagaagaaaaatcatgttaacgatatattagatatataaaaataaatatagtgtaattataatcatttttaatcataacTCAAATTACGAATATCTACCTTTTCATTTGTGCTTAATTTTGTTTGTAATTCAGTCAATTCTAGCCTAAGATTACAAACTTCACTTTCCTTCTGCTGCAATTGTGTTTGCCATCTAGTTTCTTCAGATTCTATATAACTTTGCAATTTATTAAGCATGCCTTcctaaaaaattgtaaaaacaattgaattatttataaaagtttaattaattagaaaatattatctaattgTAAGTCACTTTAAGTTCTACTTACTGTATCATCAATAATTTGCTTATAATGTGAAACCATGccttgtaaatttttattttgtttttctatatctgtatttatatccattatatttttatcttttaatgtatttataaaagagtATACTTTATTTTCAAAGGCATTTAGCCATTGCTCGTGTGAAGTTTCTGTAACCTTTATCTCTGGAAATACCCTTTGTAAAAATGCTTTGGTCAGTTCCTGTTGCTCTGCCTTGATTTTTTGTGTTGTATCCtagtaatataaaacaaatttaataataataataataacaactatgtttataatatatgtataatatacacgtacatgtaACCTCACcagcatatatgtatacaaatataaatttatttaatttatgaataaaataatagcatTATATAGAGGTAAGATAAGCTTAACACATAGTTTTTAAGTTGATTTCAAatgtaatatacaaataaaataaaataaaaaaattgcatattaccacgaacaaaataaaaacttacAACAATGCCTTTTCCATTGTTAGATTTAGCACGCGACTCAGCGGCAGAAAGAGCTTCCATCACTTTCCAGTTTTTAGTACGTAGCTCCTGCACTCACCATAAATAAGatgaattgtatatatatctatatattattacaacatATGTGATTCATAAACatgaatatttcgaatattaatCAGAGAATATAATTGGTAAAGTGATGGAAGCAAttgaaaacaagagaaaataacttttagaaatgtatgtatacaagaaaatatatatacatgcattgtttcgataaaaaacaataaaattaaagagtATCCATTCTTCaccaaataaaattatctcacAGTTTCATCACTCACATTGTTTTTCGATCTTTGTGCATCCAAATCATTTTGCAGTCGTGCAACTAAACTATTCTGATTACTCATATCACTTTGTAATGCATCAACTTGTGCGTTTAACTGATTGAGTTTTGCTTCTTTATGTGTTAATTCTGTTTTTAAAGCATCTAACTGACTATCTTTCTGTGCTAacctataaaaattaatgtattactttcagttaaaatatatatgtacttttaaaatattgatatattaaagggattgtaacaattaataactaaatatcagcttaaaaaagtaataatcttGAGATAAAAAACAGGACtacgaataataaaagcaaacactaaaaagaaaagaaaaaattatataaaaattagaaaatgattaaataaaattatatgtggATGGTATTTTATACGTACAAATTAGCATTTTCTAGTAATTCAGTATTATTCTTCTGCAATTTCTCCTCGATTCCATTTTCATGACCATCTGCAGCACGACGTTCAGTAGTTGCTGTCAATTGAGAAGCTAAagattcattttcttcatgcaattttttaatttccttttgcATCTCCATAAAATTCACAAgctatattaagaaaacagtatataattaataattatttctattatttttattatttattgataaatattttttagatattttttagattaaataatatatcaataataccTGAGCTGAAAGTCTATCATTCTCCTCCTGTAATCTTGCAATTTGAATTTGTGTCTcgcttgattttttttcatttgtctgAAGTCTCTGTACTTCAGcttttaaaacttttaattcGCTTCCAGCCTCATTGTTTGCTTTAATTTGTTCATGTGCTTTTGCAAGTACTATCTGTAGTTGTGTGAGCTCCTCTTGAAGATTATGtgatttattatgatatttgaCAACTTCATCTGTTAATTGTGCAATATTACTGACTGCTTTATCGGAATCGTTTCTCGATCTTTCTAATTCCTTTTTCATATCATTATATCTAGATTCAATATGCTTCACTTCTTCTTTAGATTTCTTTAagtcattataaataaaatcaagttcttctttacattttttaagtTCTTCTTCTCTGCTACATAATGCAGTCTTTAATGTTGTAATTTCTGCAGCTTCAGATTTTGCTTCATtctttgataatgataattccgATTCTAATTTAAGTAGTTCAGCTTGAACTTTAGTTAATTCagatttcaaagaagaaacttCATTAGCTTCTACTTTTACTACATTCAACTCTGTCTGCAGTGAGTTTACTTGTTTCTGTAGTTCTTGTTCATGTCGAtgtgaattttttaatctgtGATCTACATCAGCATGAGCACGATGAGATTCCtacaagaaattttataatcattacataattaaatcaaaatttatttatgaagcataattaataaatatatttacctcTAACTGCCTAGCAACATCTTGGAGTCTGTCACTAGTTTCCTTAAAATGTTGTAATTGTTGCTCTGTATGTATCAATTGACCTTGCATTATGCTTAATTGCTGCTGCAACATCTCTATTTCAGCTGTACTGTTAGCACAAGATACTTGCAACTCGTTTTGCAATTCTTGTACTTCCACATGTTTTTGTGCCAATTGTCCTTTTAATGCAGTTTCATTTTCATGCATTTGAGCAAATTGAACTTCCATTTGTTTACGTTGTGCTATTAATTCTTGCTGCATGTGACCCTGAGTTTGATCTTGATTTTCTTgcattttatgaataattgCAGTATCCTCATTAACTTTCGTTTGTAATTGTTCAATTTGTCTAGCAAATCCTTGTTTCTCTACAGCATGGCTTTCTAATATATGCTGCATGCGTGTATGTAAAGTCTGAGCTTCTGTTATTTTATTGTTGAGTGCTTCTTCCAGTTGCCTTACATTAGCAGATAATCTAGATTTTTCTGCATTAAATTCAGCACGcaattcttttactttattttgaAATGCAATGCTAACTTCATGCTCATCAGTCaatgctttttccttttctgctaattgtttttttaatttaataacagGATCAGCACGACCTTCAGTCCACTCTGAATGTTCTGATGGATTGtctaattgtttatttaaaagttgATCGATAAGGATTTGTATTTCTGAGCGACTGAGTTCAgctttttgaataaaaagcATCAAAAGCGAAACATTAACAGCATCTTTATCACCAcctatgatataataaaatttaaacaaaatatataagttactaaaatgtctatatataaatgttaaagttatattgaaatatattcaataaatgCATATTTACCGATCTGAGcaagaatatcattttttttctttgttttcttcgatTCCTTGTTTGATAATTGAACAGAGGGTACAGGATCTTTAACCACTTCTTTTGTATCCTTTATTATTGCTTCTTTCTGTTGATCTTTAGTCTCTTTTACACCTTCTTTATTTGCAACAGATGGTGCATTTACATTAatacttgtttcttttttctcttcttttatattttcatcttttttcttaattggttctttaatatttcttttcacttttgtaGGAGTTTCCTTCGGAGATTTACTTACTATTGACTCAGACTGATTAATTTGttgaagattttctttctatgataaaaaaacaataaataataaaaattaataaattttataaaaagcaCATTAAATgcttgaatttataaaatatttacatttactttttaaaataatttattaattaatttttaagatcattaattcataaaaaactttaatgttttaatatgTAAACCAGGGCTTGAGAATTGTTAT carries:
- the LOC124951552 gene encoding kinectin-like isoform X1 encodes the protein MDMQTALVCIGALIVSAIILCLSMFGIKEKSYEEAIAEQRKLPDDLLLSKKDKSKEKKHKNKSGKKVKEKKEEKEDKEEKDEKQEHVQFEETPQILSSELPLQEVNKTSKKKGKPEKVKPILINKDEPLAIVTELSSSQPILGETNHFELIQPKDDLELIRSHSKENLQQINQSESIVSKSPKETPTKVKRNIKEPIKKKDENIKEEKKETSINVNAPSVANKEGVKETKDQQKEAIIKDTKEVVKDPVPSVQLSNKESKKTKKKNDILAQIGGDKDAVNVSLLMLFIQKAELSRSEIQILIDQLLNKQLDNPSEHSEWTEGRADPVIKLKKQLAEKEKALTDEHEVSIAFQNKVKELRAEFNAEKSRLSANVRQLEEALNNKITEAQTLHTRMQHILESHAVEKQGFARQIEQLQTKVNEDTAIIHKMQENQDQTQGHMQQELIAQRKQMEVQFAQMHENETALKGQLAQKHVEVQELQNELQVSCANSTAEIEMLQQQLSIMQGQLIHTEQQLQHFKETSDRLQDVARQLEESHRAHADVDHRLKNSHRHEQELQKQVNSLQTELNVVKVEANEVSSLKSELTKVQAELLKLESELSLSKNEAKSEAAEITTLKTALCSREEELKKCKEELDFIYNDLKKSKEEVKHIESRYNDMKKELERSRNDSDKAVSNIAQLTDEVVKYHNKSHNLQEELTQLQIVLAKAHEQIKANNEAGSELKVLKAEVQRLQTNEKKSSETQIQIARLQEENDRLSAQLVNFMEMQKEIKKLHEENESLASQLTATTERRAADGHENGIEEKLQKNNTELLENANLLAQKDSQLDALKTELTHKEAKLNQLNAQVDALQSDMSNQNSLVARLQNDLDAQRSKNNELRTKNWKVMEALSAAESRAKSNNGKGIVDTTQKIKAEQQELTKAFLQRVFPEIKVTETSHEQWLNAFENKVYSFINTLKDKNIMDINTDIEKQNKNLQGMVSHYKQIIDDTEGMLNKLQSYIESEETRWQTQLQQKESEVCNLRLELTELQTKLSTNEKFREKISELEAKLQDAQSLREQTNAELSILKVAQKSVANGNMCNHDLAALEKLQEEKTRLSEELQMERNKRTTLDASVAKLHALVETSESSLAQEKNLVTQLQQEISQLKNEVCGGCSSSEQSMLNGPPTSDSPMSEQLNNCISEMQTPLAAQSLIAALQSTLLKNTDFANCPMTKSMNLVQSQQEIDNSSLTSKYSSKSCHMTDHNTQASWNPLIGQQHKKHKKKRKGGSGKK
- the LOC124951552 gene encoding early endosome antigen 1-like isoform X4; protein product: MDMQTALVCIGALIVSAIILCLSMFGIKEKSYEEAIAEQRKLPDDLLLSKKDKSKEKKHKNKSGKKVKEKKEEKEDKEEKDEKQEHVQFEETPQILSSELPLQEVNKTSKKKGKPEKVKPILINKDEPLAIVTELSSSQPILGETNHFELIQPKDDLELIRSHSKENLQQINQSESIVSKSPKETPTKVKRNIKEPIKKKDENIKEEKKETSINVNAPSVANKEGVKETKDQQKEAIIKDTKEVVKDPVPSVQLSNKESKKTKKKNDILAQIGGDKDAVNVSLLMLFIQKAELSRSEIQILIDQLLNKQLDNPSEHSEWTEGRADPVIKLKKQLAEKEKALTDEHEVSIAFQNKVKELRAEFNAEKSRLSANVRQLEEALNNKITEAQTLHTRMQHILESHAVEKQGFARQIEQLQTKVNEDTAIIHKMQENQDQTQGHMQQELIAQRKQMEVQFAQMHENETALKGQLAQKHVEVQELQNELQVSCANSTAEIEMLQQQLSIMQGQLIHTEQQLQHFKETSDRLQDVARQLEESHRAHADVDHRLKNSHRHEQELQKQVNSLQTELNVVKVEANEVSSLKSELTKVQAELLKLESELSLSKNEAKSEAAEITTLKTALCSREEELKKCKEELDFIYNDLKKSKEEVKHIESRYNDMKKELERSRNDSDKAVSNIAQLTDEVVKYHNKSHNLQEELTQLQIVLAKAHEQIKANNEAGSELKVLKAEVQRLQTNEKKSSETQIQIARLQEENDRLSAQLVNFMEMQKEIKKLHEENESLASQLTATTERRAADGHENGIEEKLQKNNTELLENANLLAQKDSQLDALKTELTHKEAKLNQLNAQVDALQSDMSNQNSLVARLQNDLDAQRSKNNDTTQKIKAEQQELTKAFLQRVFPEIKVTETSHEQWLNAFENKVYSFINTLKDKNIMDINTDIEKQNKNLQGMVSHYKQIIDDTEGMLNKLQSYIESEETRWQTQLQQKESEVCNLRLELTELQTKLSTNEKFREKISELEAKLQDAQSLREQTNAELSILKVAQKSVANGNMCNHDLAALEKLQEEKTRLSEELQMERNKRTTLDASVAKLHALVETSESSLAQEKNLVTQLQQEISQLKNEVCGGCSSSEQSMLNGPPTSDSPMSEQLNNCISEMQTPLAAQSLIAALQSTLLKNTDFANCPMTKSMNLVQSQQEIDNSSLTSKYSSKSCHMTDHNTQASWNPLIGQQHKKHKKKRKGGSGKK
- the LOC124951552 gene encoding kinectin-like isoform X2, giving the protein MDMQTALVCIGALIVSAIILCLSMFGIKEKSYEEAIAEQRKLPDDLLLSKKDKSKEKKHKNKSGKKVKEKKEEKEDKEEKDEKQEHVQFEETPQILSSELPLQEVNKTSKKKGKPEKVKPILINKDEPLAIVTELSSSQPILGETNHFELIQPKDDLELIRSHSKENLQQINQSESIVSKSPKETPTKVKRNIKEPIKKKDENIKEEKKETSINVNAPSVANKEGVKETKDQQKEAIIKDTKEVVKDPVPSVQLSNKESKKTKKKNDILAQIGGDKDAVNVSLLMLFIQKAELSRSEIQILIDQLLNKQLDNPSEHSEWTEGRADPVIKLKKQLAEKEKALTDEHEVSIAFQNKVKELRAEFNAEKSRLSANVRQLEEALNNKITEAQTLHTRMQHILESHAVEKQGFARQIEQLQTKVNEDTAIIHKMQENQDQTQGHMQQELIAQRKQMEVQFAQMHENETALKGQLAQKHVEVQELQNELQVSCANSTAEIEMLQQQLSIMQGQLIHTEQQLQHFKETSDRLQDVARQLEESHRAHADVDHRLKNSHRHEQELQKQVNSLQTELNVVKVEANEVSSLKSELTKVQAELLKLESELSLSKNEAKSEAAEITTLKTALCSREEELKKCKEELDFIYNDLKKSKEEVKHIESRYNDMKKELERSRNDSDKAVSNIAQLTDEVVKYHNKSHNLQEELTQLQIVLAKAHEQIKANNEAGSELKVLKAEVQRLQTNEKKSSETQIQIARLQEENDRLSAQLVNFMEMQKEIKKLHEENESLASQLTATTERRAADGHENGIEEKLQKNNTELLENANLLAQKDSQLDALKTELTHKEAKLNQLNAQVDALQSDMSNQNSLVARLQNDLDAQRSKNNELRTKNWKVMEALSAAESRAKSNNGKGIVDTTQKIKAEQQELTKAFLQRVFPEIKVTETSHEQWLNAFENKVYSFINTLKDKNIMDINTDIEKQNKNLQGMVSHYKQIIDDTEGMLNKLQSYIESEETRWQTQLQQKESEVCNLRLELTELQTKLSTNEKFREKISELEAKLQDAQSLREQTNAELSILKVAQKSVANGNMCNHDLAALEKLQEEKTRLSEELQMERNKRTTLDASVAKLHALVETSESSLAQEKNLVTQLQQEISQLKNEVCGGCSSSEQSMLNGPPTSDSPMSELNNCISEMQTPLAAQSLIAALQSTLLKNTDFANCPMTKSMNLVQSQQEIDNSSLTSKYSSKSCHMTDHNTQASWNPLIGQQHKKHKKKRKGGSGKK